In Deltaproteobacteria bacterium, one DNA window encodes the following:
- a CDS encoding type II toxin-antitoxin system RelE/ParE family toxin, with protein sequence MEQKRFKVIFSPFAERDIEKLEADDAIQIIRDIKTYLEASPLPFGKTRVKKLSGYKPPLYRLRSGNFRAYYQIHSQEVVILAITHKKDSEKILKKLR encoded by the coding sequence GTGGAACAAAAAAGATTTAAGGTCATATTCAGCCCCTTTGCAGAGCGAGATATTGAAAAACTTGAAGCAGATGATGCCATTCAAATTATTAGAGATATAAAAACCTATTTAGAGGCATCACCACTGCCTTTTGGCAAAACAAGGGTAAAGAAACTCTCTGGTTACAAACCCCCTTTATATCGGCTGCGAAGCGGTAACTTCAGGGCATATTATCAAATCCATTCACAAGAAGTTGTTATTTTAGCCATCACTCACAAAAAAGACAGCGAAAAGATTTTGAAAAAATTACGTTGA